A stretch of [Clostridium] scindens DNA encodes these proteins:
- a CDS encoding diacylglycerol kinase family protein → MKKQKKNPLYKSFRYAFEGIIAGIKKERNMKIHCMAMVLVIAAGIILKLSITEWCICLVLFGVILALELVNTAIEAVVDLVTEEYRPLAKLAKDTAAGAVLIASIMAAGAGILIFLPKVLRLVGAL, encoded by the coding sequence ATGAAAAAACAGAAGAAGAATCCATTATATAAAAGTTTCCGCTATGCATTCGAAGGAATTATTGCAGGGATCAAAAAGGAGCGGAATATGAAGATCCACTGCATGGCGATGGTTCTGGTCATTGCAGCGGGAATCATCTTGAAACTATCCATAACAGAGTGGTGCATCTGCCTTGTGCTCTTTGGAGTAATACTTGCGCTGGAACTGGTCAATACTGCCATAGAGGCGGTGGTTGACCTGGTAACGGAGGAGTACAGGCCTTTGGCAAAACTAGCTAAGGATACGGCAGCAGGCGCAGTCTTGATCGCGTCGATAATGGCTGCAGGGGCGGGAATCTTGATCTTCCTTCCCAAGGTCCTGAGACTTGTGGGAGCGCTTTGA
- a CDS encoding phasin family protein gives MEKLGDGVKKVLLAGIGAVAVTAEKSRELLDEMVKKGELTVEQGKVLNEELKHNIKKTVKENVNVSIKPSSAEELEELVSQMTPEQLAGLKEQIARKEAEVKADVSEETDGAKDE, from the coding sequence ATGGAGAAACTGGGAGATGGCGTAAAGAAGGTACTGCTGGCTGGCATCGGAGCAGTCGCCGTGACAGCCGAAAAGTCAAGGGAACTACTGGATGAGATGGTAAAAAAGGGAGAACTTACCGTAGAGCAAGGAAAGGTTCTCAATGAGGAACTGAAGCATAACATTAAAAAGACGGTGAAGGAAAATGTCAATGTTTCGATCAAGCCGTCTTCTGCCGAGGAACTGGAAGAGCTGGTAAGCCAGATGACGCCGGAGCAGCTTGCCGGGCTGAAGGAGCAGATTGCAAGAAAAGAGGCAGAAGTTAAAGCCGATGTAAGCGAAGAAACTGACGGAGCAAAGGATGAGTAA
- a CDS encoding ABC1 kinase family protein, giving the protein MSKKESGEYGARLREMTSVLHKHGITRGVTPEKLRLILEDLGPTFIKLGQIMSMHSDILPKRYCDELMRLQSEVTPMPFEEVAEVIEGAYGCPWKEIFLEIEDTPLGSASIAQVHKAVLGNGCKVVVKVQRKGIYETMARDISLLHKAVKLLPPVSLKGVVDLDMVLDELWAVTREEMNFLTEAANMEEFARRNEGIAYIGTPVLYQEYTTLHVLVMEYIEGYRLDENEALIDNGYDLKEIGSKLVDNYIKQVMEDGFFHADPHSGNVKIRDGKIIWIDMGMMGRLTERDRELIGNAVQGIALNDIGMIQEAVLALGEFKEKPDQNRLYKDIDGLLLKYGNVDMGKINVAEVMTDLMDVMKENKIAMPHGLTMLARGLTHMEGVLASLSPDINMVEIASAHMAGEVLRNKDWKKEAKAGGRSLYRSLKKALDIPALTADIMHGYLKGQTRINLDLHAADDLALLLRRLVRNIVMGLWVMALLISSSIICTTDMSPKIWGIPALGAFGYLMAFGIVMYVFLKHIFSKK; this is encoded by the coding sequence ATGAGTAAAAAGGAATCAGGCGAATACGGTGCCCGGTTAAGGGAGATGACCTCTGTACTGCACAAGCACGGCATAACCAGAGGAGTGACTCCGGAGAAACTCCGGCTGATACTGGAGGATCTGGGACCAACTTTTATTAAACTGGGGCAGATTATGTCTATGCATTCGGACATCCTGCCCAAACGGTACTGTGATGAATTGATGCGGCTGCAGTCTGAAGTGACGCCGATGCCCTTTGAGGAAGTGGCAGAAGTAATCGAGGGAGCATATGGCTGCCCATGGAAGGAAATATTTCTCGAGATAGAGGACACGCCTCTTGGATCAGCCTCTATCGCGCAGGTGCACAAGGCCGTACTGGGCAATGGATGCAAAGTCGTGGTGAAGGTTCAGCGCAAGGGAATCTATGAGACGATGGCAAGGGATATCAGCCTCCTCCACAAAGCAGTAAAGCTTCTGCCGCCGGTCAGCCTCAAAGGCGTGGTGGATCTGGACATGGTTTTGGATGAACTGTGGGCGGTAACGCGCGAGGAGATGAATTTCCTGACAGAAGCGGCCAATATGGAAGAGTTTGCCCGCAGAAATGAAGGAATTGCCTACATCGGCACCCCTGTGCTCTACCAGGAATATACAACGCTTCACGTGCTGGTCATGGAGTATATCGAAGGATACAGGCTGGATGAAAATGAGGCGCTTATCGATAATGGATATGATTTGAAAGAGATTGGCAGCAAACTGGTAGATAACTATATCAAGCAGGTGATGGAAGATGGGTTCTTCCATGCGGATCCTCATTCAGGCAACGTTAAGATACGGGATGGGAAGATCATCTGGATTGATATGGGCATGATGGGACGCCTCACTGAGCGGGACCGCGAGCTGATCGGGAATGCGGTGCAGGGAATCGCGTTAAATGATATCGGGATGATACAAGAAGCGGTGCTCGCACTGGGAGAATTCAAAGAGAAGCCGGATCAGAACAGGCTATATAAGGATATTGACGGCCTGCTTCTTAAGTATGGCAACGTTGATATGGGAAAGATTAACGTGGCAGAGGTCATGACGGACCTCATGGACGTCATGAAGGAAAATAAGATTGCCATGCCCCATGGCCTGACGATGCTTGCCAGAGGCCTGACGCATATGGAAGGCGTGCTTGCAAGCCTGTCACCGGATATCAATATGGTGGAGATTGCTTCCGCTCATATGGCTGGCGAAGTCTTAAGGAATAAGGACTGGAAGAAGGAAGCAAAGGCCGGGGGAAGGAGCCTTTACCGGTCATTGAAGAAGGCATTGGATATCCCGGCGCTGACGGCGGATATCATGCATGGCTACTTAAAAGGGCAGACAAGGATCAATCTGGATCTGCATGCGGCGGATGATCTGGCCCTGCTTCTTAGGCGTCTGGTCCGCAATATTGTGATGGGGCTATGGGTAATGGCGCTGCTGATCAGTTCCAGCATCATATGTACGACGGATATGTCGCCTAAGATCTGGGGGATTCCCGCGCTGGGAGCCTTTGGCTATCTGATGGCCTTTGGGATTGTCATGTATGTATTTTTAAAACATATTTTTTCGAAAAAGTAA
- a CDS encoding EAL domain-containing response regulator has protein sequence MENARHTMLLVDDTEINLDILEGIFEADFIILKALNGKQALKVLKSQKVDIVILDVVMPEMDGFGVLEAMKEDPALADIPVIIATADEGENEERALLNGADDFIKKPYNPVAVYKRVENILVKHVLEREKLKDALNNSKMEFQSLADSVPRGISVWKAEDKISVRYYNDGWCELMGCTPERFAEKYAEDLSKVIYPPDRERVMGALLADSKPGRSVHLEHRIVRDDQEVRWVNLSAVHYKTEDGAPIYRAVDIDVTSSKENEILAEQRNVELRHILEHDSLTDVYNRYGFCTRTSSFLKDHPDEKYVIMQLDIERFKVVNELYGIDVGDKVLCTLAECLKKHLEGIGVFGRFEADHFVMCIPDDREFQEHVRTTLQSQMADMGLRHEIDLYFGIYPITDRDMSVELMCDRAQLALESIKGNYNQNYIIYDDIMNQKVLLEQEITNEMEWALEGGQFQVYIQPIYSLKENCLVSAEALVRWFHPEKGMISPGDFIPFFEKNGFIVKLDAYVREKVVELLAAVKKQGKRSVPVSVNLSRLELYDPDFCNKLVGLIENYQVSPEYLRLEITESAYTDNPQQLLDTIGVLRKYGFDILMDDFGSGYSSLNMLKEVPVDILKLDMRFLAGNDVFGREASILASIVHMAHDIGMATVAEGIETEEQASFLKKIACEYGQGYYYSRPIPSEKFLELLDSGTHAEGRRASGSKA, from the coding sequence ATGGAAAATGCACGGCATACGATGCTATTAGTAGATGATACAGAGATTAATCTTGACATTCTGGAAGGGATTTTTGAGGCTGATTTTATTATATTAAAGGCACTGAATGGAAAGCAGGCGTTGAAGGTCCTGAAATCACAGAAGGTTGATATTGTCATATTGGATGTTGTTATGCCGGAGATGGATGGCTTTGGGGTACTGGAGGCAATGAAGGAAGATCCTGCGCTTGCGGACATCCCGGTGATCATAGCGACAGCGGACGAAGGCGAGAATGAGGAAAGGGCGCTGCTTAACGGCGCCGATGATTTTATCAAGAAGCCATATAATCCAGTAGCTGTTTATAAGCGTGTGGAAAATATTCTGGTTAAGCACGTGCTGGAGCGGGAGAAGTTAAAAGATGCCCTGAATAATTCCAAGATGGAATTTCAATCCCTGGCAGACAGCGTGCCGAGAGGAATCAGCGTATGGAAGGCGGAAGATAAGATAAGCGTCCGCTACTATAATGATGGATGGTGCGAGCTTATGGGGTGTACCCCGGAGAGGTTTGCCGAGAAATATGCGGAAGACCTGTCCAAGGTCATCTATCCTCCGGACCGCGAGAGGGTGATGGGGGCGCTGCTGGCAGACAGCAAGCCGGGAAGAAGCGTGCACTTGGAGCATAGGATCGTGAGAGACGACCAAGAGGTAAGATGGGTCAATCTCTCAGCAGTACATTACAAGACGGAAGATGGCGCCCCGATCTACCGGGCGGTGGATATCGACGTTACCTCCAGCAAGGAGAATGAGATCCTGGCGGAGCAGCGGAACGTGGAGTTGCGGCATATATTGGAGCATGACTCGCTTACGGATGTATATAACCGTTATGGGTTCTGCACCAGGACATCAAGTTTTCTCAAAGACCATCCGGATGAGAAGTATGTGATCATGCAGCTGGACATTGAGCGGTTTAAGGTTGTCAATGAATTATATGGCATTGATGTAGGAGATAAGGTGCTGTGTACTCTGGCTGAGTGCCTGAAGAAGCATCTGGAAGGCATCGGAGTATTTGGAAGGTTTGAGGCGGACCATTTTGTAATGTGCATACCGGATGACAGGGAGTTCCAGGAGCATGTACGTACCACGCTTCAGAGTCAGATGGCCGATATGGGGCTGCGTCATGAGATTGACTTATATTTTGGAATCTATCCGATTACGGACAGGGACATGTCGGTAGAATTAATGTGTGACCGGGCGCAATTGGCGCTGGAGAGCATTAAAGGAAACTACAATCAGAATTATATCATATATGATGATATCATGAACCAGAAGGTTCTTCTGGAACAGGAGATTACTAATGAGATGGAGTGGGCGCTGGAGGGCGGCCAGTTCCAAGTATATATACAGCCGATCTACAGCCTGAAGGAAAACTGTCTGGTAAGCGCTGAGGCGCTGGTTCGCTGGTTCCATCCCGAAAAGGGAATGATATCTCCAGGAGACTTTATCCCATTTTTTGAGAAAAATGGCTTTATTGTCAAACTGGATGCTTATGTAAGGGAAAAGGTGGTTGAATTGCTGGCTGCTGTCAAGAAGCAGGGAAAGAGAAGCGTTCCGGTGTCTGTCAATCTGTCCAGACTGGAACTATATGACCCTGATTTTTGCAACAAGCTGGTAGGCCTGATTGAGAATTATCAGGTAAGCCCGGAATATCTAAGGCTGGAAATCACAGAGAGCGCTTATACCGATAACCCGCAGCAGTTGCTGGATACTATAGGAGTTCTGCGGAAGTATGGATTTGATATATTGATGGATGATTTTGGCAGCGGGTATTCTTCTTTGAATATGCTAAAAGAAGTGCCGGTAGATATTCTGAAACTGGACATGCGTTTCCTTGCGGGAAATGATGTGTTTGGAAGGGAAGCCAGCATTCTGGCATCCATCGTGCACATGGCTCATGATATCGGAATGGCTACGGTTGCCGAAGGAATAGAGACGGAAGAGCAGGCAAGCTTTTTAAAGAAGATCGCCTGCGAATATGGGCAAGGCTACTACTATTCGAGACCGATCCCAAGCGAGAAGTTTCTTGAATTGCTGGATTCCGGGACGCATGCCGAAGGCAGGCGGGCCTCTGGCAGCAAGGCTTAG
- a CDS encoding diguanylate cyclase domain-containing protein, which translates to MGTDKEEVLGKGIFESILEQMNANIFIMDAQTGIIVFMNEMMKRDFGIKEAEGRRCFEVLQRGMTQRCCFCKRDKLLKMWEAGEEAGITWIEENTLDGRSYKNHDRLIPSQGRLYHVQYSTDMTELMRLSKNAAMDELTKVLNRRAGKERLDLMLEQSRKEERPLCVVLLDINQLKTINDNYGHIEGDRLLKYVTCLAKESIGEEDMIFRLSGDEFVIAYYGEDILGTEERMRLIQKEIDKRREEFSIFYPVSFSYGAIQVYPSDTLSVSDILGKADEQMYVQKRQYHIMQAKSRLEGMECSKGQAADFEYDKEHLYEALIVGTDDYIFVGNMKTGVFRYPPKMVEEFGLPGEVVENAAAFWGELIHPHDEQYFLESNQEIADGRASYHNIEYRARNIRGEWVWLRCRGKMIPDEYGEPGLFAGMITNLGKKNQIDHMTGLYNRFKLEGDVKKQLADGDSSMKFGIMILDMDSFHNINDLYNRSYGDEILRIAGQRISSIIPPNAKAYRLDGDEFGVLVLGGEKQECLSIYGKIQNAYQKQQEYNGRKYYCTISAGCVFYPQDADNYLDLMKYANYSLEASKDAGKNRMTIFSGSLLAERERSLGLMEELRECVERGFAGFAIYYQPQIVVDTQELYGAEALARWKSVKYGNVSPIEFIPLLEKSGLIIEFGAWIFYHAAMQCKKWMEQRNDFQMSVNLSYLQLLEGDIVDYMQETLESLELAPQHITMELTETYLVKADADVLGTMERMRRMGIRIAMDDFGVGYSSLHSLKNIPVDLVKIDRGFVKGIDGDIFNATLIRSITELCHDVGKTVCLEGVEIGAEYEVVRDMGLELIQGYYYGRPVPADEFEKQFF; encoded by the coding sequence ATGGGGACGGATAAAGAGGAAGTTTTGGGAAAAGGTATTTTTGAATCCATTTTAGAGCAGATGAACGCCAATATATTTATCATGGATGCACAGACCGGCATCATTGTTTTTATGAATGAAATGATGAAGAGGGACTTTGGCATTAAGGAGGCGGAAGGCAGACGCTGCTTTGAAGTCCTGCAGAGAGGAATGACGCAGAGGTGCTGCTTCTGCAAGCGGGATAAGCTGCTGAAGATGTGGGAGGCAGGAGAAGAGGCCGGCATTACCTGGATAGAGGAGAATACGCTGGATGGACGCAGTTATAAGAATCATGACCGCCTGATTCCGTCTCAAGGAAGGCTGTATCATGTACAGTACTCTACAGATATGACGGAATTAATGAGACTGTCCAAGAACGCAGCCATGGATGAATTGACGAAGGTTCTGAACCGAAGAGCGGGAAAAGAGCGGCTGGACCTGATGCTGGAGCAATCCAGGAAGGAAGAGAGGCCCCTCTGCGTTGTCCTGCTTGATATCAATCAGCTGAAGACAATTAATGATAATTATGGCCACATCGAAGGCGACAGGCTGCTAAAATATGTGACCTGCCTCGCAAAAGAATCTATAGGGGAAGAAGATATGATCTTCCGGCTTAGCGGGGACGAATTTGTAATCGCATACTATGGCGAAGATATATTAGGGACGGAAGAACGAATGAGGCTGATACAGAAGGAGATCGATAAAAGGAGGGAGGAATTCTCCATCTTTTATCCGGTGTCCTTCAGTTATGGCGCGATCCAGGTGTATCCAAGCGACACTTTGAGCGTCTCGGATATATTGGGAAAAGCGGACGAGCAGATGTATGTCCAGAAGCGGCAATACCATATTATGCAGGCGAAGAGCAGGCTGGAGGGAATGGAGTGCAGCAAGGGACAGGCGGCTGATTTTGAATATGACAAAGAACATCTTTATGAAGCGCTGATCGTCGGAACGGATGATTATATATTTGTAGGAAATATGAAGACAGGCGTATTCCGGTATCCGCCGAAGATGGTCGAAGAGTTCGGCCTGCCGGGCGAAGTTGTAGAGAATGCGGCGGCCTTCTGGGGCGAACTGATCCATCCGCATGACGAGCAGTATTTTCTGGAGAGCAACCAGGAAATTGCAGATGGAAGGGCCAGCTACCATAATATAGAATACCGTGCAAGAAATATCCGGGGGGAATGGGTCTGGCTAAGATGCAGGGGCAAGATGATTCCCGATGAGTATGGGGAGCCGGGCTTATTTGCCGGCATGATTACCAATCTTGGGAAAAAGAACCAGATTGATCATATGACAGGCCTGTATAACCGGTTTAAGTTGGAAGGCGATGTAAAAAAACAGCTGGCAGATGGCGACAGCAGCATGAAGTTCGGTATTATGATTCTTGATATGGATTCGTTTCACAATATCAACGATCTGTACAACCGATCCTATGGAGACGAGATACTGCGTATTGCCGGGCAGAGGATATCCTCTATCATTCCGCCCAATGCAAAGGCATACAGGCTGGATGGAGATGAATTCGGGGTATTGGTTCTTGGCGGGGAGAAGCAGGAGTGCTTAAGCATATATGGAAAGATACAGAACGCGTATCAGAAGCAGCAGGAATATAATGGAAGAAAGTACTATTGCACGATTTCGGCAGGATGCGTGTTCTATCCCCAGGACGCGGACAATTATCTGGACTTGATGAAGTATGCGAATTATTCGCTGGAAGCGTCCAAGGATGCTGGTAAAAACAGAATGACCATATTTTCGGGCAGCCTTCTGGCGGAGAGGGAGAGAAGCCTGGGACTGATGGAAGAGTTAAGGGAGTGCGTAGAGAGAGGCTTTGCAGGCTTCGCAATCTATTACCAGCCGCAGATCGTGGTGGATACGCAGGAACTATACGGGGCGGAGGCCCTGGCCAGGTGGAAAAGCGTAAAATATGGCAACGTATCCCCAATCGAGTTCATACCTCTTCTGGAAAAAAGCGGACTGATTATAGAATTCGGCGCATGGATCTTTTATCATGCAGCGATGCAGTGCAAGAAATGGATGGAGCAAAGAAACGATTTCCAGATGAGTGTAAATCTATCGTATCTACAGCTGTTGGAGGGGGATATTGTGGATTATATGCAGGAGACGCTGGAATCTCTGGAACTGGCTCCACAGCATATTACAATGGAACTGACAGAGACCTATCTGGTAAAGGCAGACGCGGATGTGCTTGGCACGATGGAAAGGATGCGGAGGATGGGCATAAGGATTGCCATGGATGATTTTGGCGTGGGATACTCGTCTCTGCATTCGCTTAAGAATATTCCAGTAGACCTTGTAAAGATTGACAGGGGATTCGTAAAGGGGATTGACGGAGATATTTTTAACGCAACCCTTATCCGTTCCATCACGGAGTTATGCCATGATGTGGGGAAAACGGTCTGCCTGGAAGGAGTAGAGATAGGGGCAGAGTATGAGGTGGTCCGGGATATGGGACTGGAACTGATCCAGGGATACTACTATGGGAGGCCGGTACCGGCCGATGAATTTGAGAAACAGTTCTTTTGA
- a CDS encoding ABC transporter permease subunit, with protein sequence MINTTLLKKEFKSNYILLLIFLAVLSMYSCMIIAMFDPKLGDSLRAMAESMPQLFSAFGMADVGTTLLESIIGYLYGILFTAFPGVFIILLSNRLIARYVDNGSMAYLLSVPHKRSKLAGTQAFFMVACLLAMAVYVTLLILIVSEALFPGELEKAAFLRVNVGLFGLFLFFGGICFFFSCLFNESRYCTGASSAVVVYSLLVQMISQVGDKFENLKYATPLTLFDPDGLAASKSEAFLGCLILYAIGLLGYLIAIVHFSRKNLSI encoded by the coding sequence ATGATTAACACGACCTTATTAAAAAAAGAATTCAAATCCAACTATATACTGCTTCTCATATTTCTCGCCGTTTTAAGCATGTATTCCTGCATGATCATTGCCATGTTCGACCCTAAGCTTGGCGACAGCCTGCGGGCCATGGCCGAGAGCATGCCCCAGCTGTTTTCTGCGTTTGGAATGGCAGATGTAGGAACGACGCTGCTGGAGTCTATCATAGGCTATTTATATGGCATACTGTTTACAGCGTTTCCAGGAGTCTTCATCATTCTTCTGTCCAACCGCCTTATTGCAAGATATGTAGACAATGGCTCTATGGCATATTTGCTGTCCGTTCCGCATAAGCGAAGCAAGCTGGCAGGGACGCAGGCCTTTTTCATGGTCGCCTGCCTTCTTGCGATGGCAGTATATGTCACTCTCTTGATACTTATCGTTAGCGAAGCGCTCTTTCCCGGCGAGTTGGAAAAGGCCGCCTTCCTGCGGGTAAATGTCGGGCTTTTCGGATTGTTCCTCTTTTTTGGCGGAATCTGCTTCTTCTTTTCCTGCCTTTTTAATGAAAGCAGATACTGCACAGGAGCATCGTCTGCAGTCGTCGTGTATTCCCTCCTGGTGCAGATGATTTCCCAGGTAGGGGACAAATTTGAGAATCTAAAATACGCTACGCCGCTTACACTCTTTGATCCAGACGGCCTGGCCGCCTCCAAAAGCGAAGCCTTTCTCGGATGCCTGATCCTGTATGCCATCGGGCTTCTTGGCTACCTGATCGCAATCGTGCATTTCAGCCGGAAGAACCTATCTATATAG
- a CDS encoding ABC transporter ATP-binding protein, whose product MNIIDIQDITKDYGGGRGVFDIAFQVKRGEVLGFLGPNGAGKTTTIRQLMGFLKPDKGKVLILGKDCFKEADQIARFVGYLPGEIAFIDSMTGMEFIRFIARMKGMKELGRAHQLMERFELDPSPKIKKMSKGTKQKIGIVCAFMQDPDILLLDEPTSGLDPLMQSAFIDLILDEKKKGKTILLSSHIFEEVERTCDRAAIIREGRLAAVEDIEKLRQNKRKIVELQFPSADTARDFASRMPSARQNGESVTVKVKGNMDALVKLASEYPVADLDIKTQSLEEIFMHFYGGKEDD is encoded by the coding sequence ATGAACATTATAGACATTCAGGATATAACCAAAGATTACGGCGGCGGTCGGGGCGTCTTTGACATTGCCTTCCAGGTAAAGCGCGGGGAAGTCCTGGGCTTCCTCGGTCCCAACGGCGCCGGAAAGACCACTACCATCCGCCAGTTGATGGGATTCCTAAAGCCTGACAAAGGCAAGGTCTTGATTCTGGGAAAAGACTGCTTCAAGGAGGCGGACCAGATCGCGCGCTTTGTTGGTTATCTACCCGGGGAGATCGCATTCATCGACTCTATGACTGGCATGGAATTCATCCGTTTCATTGCGCGGATGAAGGGCATGAAGGAACTTGGCCGCGCCCATCAGCTGATGGAGCGGTTCGAACTGGATCCTTCTCCCAAGATCAAGAAAATGTCCAAAGGAACCAAGCAGAAAATAGGTATCGTATGCGCTTTTATGCAGGATCCTGACATCCTTTTACTGGATGAGCCCACCAGTGGCCTGGATCCTCTGATGCAAAGCGCCTTCATCGATCTGATTCTTGACGAGAAGAAGAAGGGCAAGACGATCCTTCTGTCCTCTCACATCTTTGAAGAGGTGGAGCGTACCTGCGACCGGGCGGCCATCATACGCGAAGGACGTCTGGCGGCGGTGGAGGATATAGAAAAACTTCGCCAGAACAAGCGTAAGATCGTAGAATTACAATTCCCTTCCGCGGATACGGCCCGGGACTTTGCATCCAGAATGCCTTCTGCCCGCCAGAACGGGGAATCGGTCACCGTCAAGGTGAAGGGCAATATGGATGCCTTGGTTAAGCTGGCTTCCGAGTATCCTGTGGCTGATCTGGATATAAAGACCCAGTCGCTGGAAGAAATATTCATGCATTTTTATGGAGGGAAGGAAGATGATTAA
- a CDS encoding TetR/AcrR family transcriptional regulator yields MNEKFFALPEEKRHQIINAAIEVFSKYDYKHASTDLIAAKAGISKGSLFYYFHNKKELYLYLYNYIMDVMKEQLPDRDILNITDFFELLEYAARQKVKVMEQGSPYIMDFAMRAFYSEKEDVSDDLRNHNFVQQDVIYQAYFSHIDASKFKDGISPHEICKMLIWMADGYLHEARMLGQQPDMDVMMAEFTKWMEMFRKFVYKEEYLV; encoded by the coding sequence ATGAACGAAAAATTCTTTGCCCTTCCGGAAGAAAAACGCCATCAGATCATCAATGCAGCCATAGAAGTATTCTCAAAGTACGATTACAAGCATGCTTCCACCGACCTGATTGCCGCAAAAGCAGGAATTTCCAAAGGCTCTCTGTTCTATTATTTTCATAATAAGAAGGAACTGTATCTGTATCTTTATAACTATATCATGGATGTAATGAAAGAACAGTTGCCTGACAGGGACATTCTTAATATTACTGATTTCTTTGAACTTCTGGAATATGCGGCCCGTCAAAAAGTAAAGGTAATGGAGCAAGGCAGCCCCTATATCATGGATTTTGCCATGCGGGCATTCTACTCGGAGAAAGAAGATGTTTCGGATGACCTCAGGAATCATAACTTCGTCCAGCAGGATGTGATCTATCAGGCTTATTTCAGCCATATAGACGCCAGCAAATTTAAGGATGGCATATCTCCCCATGAGATCTGCAAGATGCTGATCTGGATGGCAGACGGCTATCTGCATGAAGCCCGCATGCTGGGTCAGCAGCCGGATATGGACGTAATGATGGCTGAATTCACGAAATGGATGGAAATGTTCCGCAAATTCGTTTACAAGGAGGAATATCTGGTATGA
- a CDS encoding YwaF family protein, whose translation MKKQNRFYLYCGILMLLSELWKQWCLTYILNHGQYNWWYFPFQLCSIPMYLCLVIPWIHTERLRSILITFLMNFGLLGGIFAFFDTSGMHYEYLPLTIHSYAWHILLITIGLFAGLSKEADDSAKGFLGSACCYLSCCLLATFFNLAFYQYGAINMFYISPHYYMNQIVFRDIVRLWGNEAGILSYIAATVFGGWLFHQSWKTDLKK comes from the coding sequence ATGAAGAAGCAGAATCGTTTTTACCTATATTGTGGCATCCTGATGCTTTTAAGCGAGTTGTGGAAGCAATGGTGCCTTACTTATATCCTGAACCACGGGCAATATAACTGGTGGTATTTCCCCTTCCAGTTATGCAGCATCCCTATGTATCTGTGCCTGGTGATTCCTTGGATACATACCGAAAGGCTGCGCAGCATTCTGATCACATTCCTTATGAACTTCGGACTGCTGGGCGGAATCTTTGCGTTCTTTGATACAAGCGGCATGCACTATGAATATCTGCCACTGACCATCCACTCTTATGCGTGGCACATCCTGCTGATTACAATCGGATTGTTTGCCGGTTTATCAAAAGAAGCCGATGATTCGGCGAAAGGCTTTCTCGGGAGCGCATGCTGCTACCTTTCCTGCTGTCTTTTGGCGACCTTTTTCAATCTGGCATTCTACCAGTATGGCGCTATCAATATGTTCTATATCAGCCCTCATTATTATATGAACCAGATCGTGTTCCGTGATATCGTACGCTTATGGGGCAATGAGGCCGGAATCCTCTCCTATATCGCAGCCACGGTCTTTGGCGGCTGGCTCTTCCATCAGTCCTGGAAAACCGATTTGAAAAAATAG